In the genome of Pelobacter seleniigenes DSM 18267, one region contains:
- a CDS encoding YbjQ family protein, which produces MILTNVNTVPGKKIVEHFGIVQGSTVRAKHIGRDLMASLKNLIGGELKGYTELLQDSREEAMNRMAEQARQMGANAVVNIRFATSSVAQGAAELFAYGTAVRVE; this is translated from the coding sequence ATGATCCTGACAAATGTAAATACTGTCCCCGGTAAAAAAATCGTTGAACACTTTGGTATCGTTCAGGGCAGCACGGTGCGGGCCAAGCATATCGGTCGCGACCTGATGGCCAGCCTGAAAAATCTGATCGGCGGGGAGCTGAAAGGCTATACCGAACTGCTGCAGGATTCGCGCGAAGAGGCCATGAACCGGATGGCCGAACAGGCCCGGCAGATGGGGGCCAACGCTGTGGTCAATATCCGCTTTGCCACCTCATCCGTGGCCCAGGGCGCAGCGGAACTGTTTGCTTACGGCACCGCGGTCCGGGTTGAATAG
- a CDS encoding YbjQ family protein, translating into MELILQNLDLLIFLILLVLGYLAGTLAEKRHYRSIIRREKALLKLPVVTAEGSFPAERIQNAELVCGSVVISIDYFKRLLAILRNIFGGRVKSYESLVDRARREAILRMKEEADRRGAKMVINMRLATAAIGKNANRKKNIGSVEAIAYGTAVVLQKT; encoded by the coding sequence ATGGAGCTGATTTTACAGAACCTTGACCTGCTGATTTTCCTGATCCTGTTGGTGCTCGGTTACCTGGCCGGAACCCTCGCGGAAAAACGGCACTACCGATCCATCATCAGACGTGAAAAAGCCCTTTTGAAACTCCCGGTGGTGACTGCGGAAGGCAGTTTCCCGGCTGAACGGATCCAGAACGCGGAACTGGTCTGCGGCAGTGTGGTGATTTCCATCGACTATTTTAAACGGCTGCTGGCGATCCTCCGCAATATCTTCGGCGGGCGGGTCAAATCTTACGAATCCCTGGTCGACCGGGCTCGGCGGGAAGCCATTCTGCGGATGAAGGAAGAAGCGGACCGGCGAGGTGCAAAAATGGTCATCAATATGCGCCTGGCAACCGCGGCCATCGGCAAGAACGCCAACCGCAAAAAAAATATCGGCAGTGTCGAAGCCATTGCCTACGGGACTGCGGTTGTCCTGCAGAAAACATGA
- a CDS encoding GntR family transcriptional regulator: MMTTKEQRLSAAEIAARIRDDILVGERSPGERLGEAELADRFGVSRGPVRDALRLVAGSGLVDFTPNIGARVREFSLTEAKALYQLREALEGQVAALAAERAGVADVKRLEQLLAEHALVIESHPENAYLQSGKDRDFHLVLAELADSPLIFNLLAQELYPQLTLLRRCHRSSKGRGGRALIEHQRIVEAVSANDCELAGLLMRRHIQASWNSFYTQQTSK, translated from the coding sequence ATGATGACAACAAAAGAACAGCGTCTGAGCGCAGCGGAGATTGCCGCCCGGATTCGTGATGATATCCTGGTCGGCGAACGCTCCCCCGGGGAACGTCTGGGCGAGGCCGAGCTGGCCGATCGGTTCGGGGTCAGCCGGGGGCCGGTGCGCGATGCCCTGCGCTTGGTCGCCGGCAGCGGCCTGGTCGATTTTACCCCCAATATCGGGGCGCGGGTGCGGGAGTTCTCCTTAACCGAGGCCAAGGCCCTGTATCAGCTGCGTGAGGCCCTGGAAGGGCAGGTTGCCGCCCTGGCCGCCGAGCGGGCCGGAGTGGCGGACGTCAAGCGCCTGGAACAGCTGCTGGCGGAACATGCCCTGGTGATTGAAAGCCATCCGGAAAACGCCTATCTGCAAAGCGGAAAGGATCGTGACTTTCATCTGGTTCTGGCCGAACTGGCGGACAGCCCGCTGATCTTCAATCTGCTGGCCCAGGAGCTGTATCCGCAACTGACCCTGTTGCGGCGCTGTCATCGGTCGAGCAAGGGGCGTGGCGGCAGGGCGTTGATCGAGCATCAACGGATTGTCGAAGCGGTCAGCGCCAATGACTGTGAACTGGCCGGTTTGCTGATGCGCCGCCACATTCAGGCCTCGTGGAATTCTTTTTATACCCAGCAGACAAGCAAATAA
- a CDS encoding M48 family metallopeptidase has translation MKFTARYPQDNVNVSRTHPLTELAWMLGGLVSIGVLLFVLLGLATDLAVERIPPRLETWLGNQALEQFSGQDSPALDQRLQKILAKLPADSILHNYQFHIFLDKRDDVNAVALPGGTIVVFSGLLRQVESENELTMILAHELGHFAHRDHLRGLGRGLGVTVASALLFGKDNAASDLLAKSLLSVQSQYSKTQEQAADSFGLAMLERVYGNCSGATSFFARLARERKSRLPYLLASHPHPQNRIDSLNREIRANSCPLEQVLPVQADLQALIAAATD, from the coding sequence ATGAAATTCACCGCCCGCTATCCGCAGGACAACGTCAATGTTTCCAGAACCCACCCGCTGACCGAGCTGGCCTGGATGCTCGGCGGACTGGTCAGCATCGGCGTCCTGCTGTTTGTTCTGCTCGGCCTGGCGACCGACCTGGCGGTGGAGAGAATCCCGCCCCGGTTGGAAACCTGGCTGGGCAACCAGGCCTTGGAACAGTTTTCCGGGCAGGATAGTCCGGCCCTTGATCAACGCCTGCAAAAAATTCTGGCCAAACTGCCGGCGGACTCGATTTTACACAACTATCAGTTTCATATCTTTCTGGATAAACGCGACGACGTGAATGCCGTCGCCCTGCCCGGTGGGACCATTGTGGTCTTCTCCGGCCTGCTCCGCCAGGTTGAATCGGAAAACGAGCTGACCATGATCCTGGCCCACGAATTAGGCCACTTCGCCCACCGCGACCATTTGCGCGGGCTCGGCCGCGGTCTGGGAGTGACCGTAGCCAGTGCCCTGCTCTTCGGCAAGGACAACGCGGCCAGCGACCTGCTGGCGAAAAGCCTGCTCAGCGTGCAAAGCCAATACTCCAAAACCCAGGAACAGGCGGCCGACAGTTTCGGCCTCGCCATGCTGGAACGGGTCTACGGCAACTGCAGCGGCGCAACAAGCTTCTTCGCCCGCCTGGCCCGTGAACGAAAAAGCCGGCTCCCTTATCTGCTGGCATCTCATCCCCACCCCCAGAACCGCATCGACAGTCTGAACCGGGAGATCCGGGCAAACAGCTGCCCCCTCGAACAGGTGCTGCCCGTGCAGGCTGATTTGCAAGCCCTCATCGCCGCAGCGACTGATTAG
- the prpB gene encoding methylisocitrate lyase: MSTAGTHNNQNSSSLQPTWLEQPLPHGLGEKLQKRWQSGSFLAIAGAHDPLAGLLARKAGFEALYLSGAALTASLGLPDLGLVTMEELVTRARAIVRVTRLPLLVDGDTGYGEILNVMRLVRELEDAGVAAVQLEDQVLPKKCGHLNGKQLVSAAEMAKKISAAARARQDLKIVARTDAVAQEGMAAAIERARLYVAAGADAIFPEALHNEAEFREFAAAIDVPLLANMTEFGKTEQFSFQQFAEFGYAMAIWPVSGLRIAARALEDFYQQLHGEETAAGTIARMQPRAELYETINYYGYESLDAGIERTELPG, encoded by the coding sequence ATGAGCACAGCAGGTACGCACAACAATCAGAACAGCTCTTCTCTTCAACCGACCTGGCTTGAGCAGCCTTTGCCCCATGGCTTGGGTGAAAAACTGCAAAAACGCTGGCAGAGCGGATCTTTTTTGGCCATTGCCGGGGCGCATGATCCGCTGGCCGGGCTGCTCGCCCGCAAGGCCGGGTTCGAGGCTCTTTATCTATCCGGGGCGGCCCTGACCGCCTCCCTGGGCCTGCCGGATCTGGGGCTGGTGACCATGGAGGAACTGGTGACACGCGCCCGGGCCATTGTCCGGGTCACCCGGCTGCCGCTGCTGGTGGATGGGGATACCGGTTACGGGGAAATCCTCAACGTCATGCGCCTGGTCCGCGAACTCGAAGATGCCGGCGTTGCGGCGGTGCAGCTGGAAGACCAGGTGCTGCCGAAAAAATGCGGCCACTTAAACGGCAAGCAACTGGTCAGCGCCGCTGAAATGGCCAAGAAGATCAGCGCCGCCGCCCGGGCCCGGCAGGACCTGAAAATTGTTGCCCGGACCGATGCCGTTGCCCAGGAAGGAATGGCCGCTGCCATCGAGCGGGCGCGGCTCTATGTGGCGGCCGGGGCCGATGCTATTTTCCCGGAAGCCTTGCACAACGAGGCAGAGTTCCGGGAGTTTGCCGCGGCCATCGATGTCCCCCTGCTCGCCAACATGACCGAATTCGGCAAGACCGAGCAGTTCTCTTTTCAGCAGTTTGCCGAATTCGGCTATGCCATGGCGATCTGGCCGGTGTCCGGACTGCGCATCGCGGCGCGGGCGCTGGAAGATTTTTATCAGCAGTTGCACGGCGAAGAGACCGCTGCCGGGACCATCGCCCGGATGCAGCCCCGCGCCGAGCTTTATGAAACCATCAACTATTACGGGTATGAATCGTTGGATGCCGGGATCGAGCGCACCGAACTGCCCGGCTGA